A stretch of Caenibius tardaugens NBRC 16725 DNA encodes these proteins:
- a CDS encoding S8 family peptidase: protein MRATGNIRKKVLHGAALSAMILLAACGGGGGGGVSSTPTPTPTPTPTPTPTPTPTPTPTPTPTPTPTPTPTPTPTPTPTPTPTGTPPPPVAVPTAFDTTEFQASTSAKFHNAVAAWSDPTDPATGSGVAIAIIDDGIDTNNAEFTGRISNLSKDFAGHADFASQGGTHGTRIALVAAAARNDVGTMGIAYDATIMALRVDRGTTCSSRCRYDTAAIVQAISYAADNGARVINLSMSGSSASAEVTAAITAATADGVVVVVSAGNDGLANPSGFARDLLVAGGGNVIVVGSVDANGNISTWSNRAGSTKASYLAALGQDVPVTALSGSGIATYSGTSFSAPQVSGAVALLAQAFPALSGAQIVEILLDTAHDAGAVGTDAVYGRGILDIAAAMNPVGPTSFAGTDNSVILGNTIGAGSEAMGDALTGASLGTVVLDKYNRAYGFDMGHNLRSASIVPKLRNALASEQRVLAGASDKATFAFTVDATNSGNIQIWPDAMRLTQEDAEKARVLAARVALRLSPNTQVGFGFSDTANGLVAQLQGADRPAFFVAQDAASEEGFMADDRVSLALRRQIGGWGLTAGAESARVVSGAPLRFDTALRDSRSRDGMTRFGIALDRDWGPVDMAFGLSWMNENRTVLGARFNDAFGGKGADSVVLDGRLGWDFAPSWRFGAAWREGWTMARSAGLIADGSQLRSRAWSFDVSKRQVFGQSDSIALRIAQPLRVESGRLRLDLPVAYDYATGTTTFGTRSLNLAPDGREVMGELAWNGRLFSGFATASVFYRRDPGHYAQVPDDKGIALRWSKGF from the coding sequence ATGCGGGCGACGGGCAATATTCGGAAGAAAGTGCTGCATGGGGCAGCCTTGTCTGCGATGATTCTTCTGGCCGCCTGCGGCGGTGGTGGCGGTGGCGGCGTTTCGAGCACGCCTACGCCTACGCCTACGCCTACGCCTACGCCTACGCCTACGCCTACGCCTACGCCTACGCCTACGCCTACGCCTACGCCCACGCCCACGCCCACGCCTACGCCGACCCCAACGCCTACGCCCACGCCCACACCCACGGGAACGCCGCCGCCGCCGGTGGCTGTGCCGACGGCGTTCGACACCACTGAGTTTCAGGCGAGCACTAGTGCGAAGTTCCACAATGCGGTCGCCGCCTGGTCCGATCCGACCGACCCGGCCACCGGCAGCGGCGTTGCGATCGCCATCATCGACGATGGGATCGACACCAATAACGCCGAATTCACCGGCCGGATTTCCAATCTTTCAAAAGATTTTGCTGGCCATGCCGACTTTGCATCGCAAGGCGGTACGCACGGCACGCGTATTGCGCTGGTCGCCGCCGCCGCCCGCAATGATGTGGGCACGATGGGCATCGCCTATGACGCCACCATCATGGCTCTGCGCGTCGATCGGGGCACCACCTGCAGCAGCCGATGCCGTTATGACACCGCTGCGATTGTCCAGGCGATCTCCTATGCCGCCGATAATGGGGCAAGGGTGATCAACCTGTCGATGAGCGGGAGTTCCGCCAGTGCCGAAGTAACGGCCGCAATTACCGCCGCAACCGCTGATGGCGTCGTCGTTGTCGTTTCCGCAGGTAACGACGGTTTGGCCAATCCCTCCGGTTTCGCCCGCGATCTGCTCGTGGCGGGTGGCGGCAATGTTATCGTTGTCGGCTCGGTCGATGCCAATGGCAACATTTCCACCTGGAGCAACCGGGCCGGTTCGACCAAAGCCTCCTATCTTGCCGCCCTCGGCCAGGACGTCCCGGTTACGGCGCTGAGTGGCAGCGGCATTGCAACTTACAGCGGAACAAGCTTTTCCGCCCCGCAAGTCAGCGGCGCGGTGGCGCTGCTGGCGCAGGCCTTCCCCGCGCTGAGCGGTGCCCAAATCGTCGAAATCCTGCTGGACACCGCGCATGATGCCGGGGCTGTCGGGACCGATGCGGTTTACGGCAGGGGTATCCTCGATATCGCTGCGGCGATGAACCCTGTTGGCCCGACATCGTTTGCGGGCACGGATAACTCGGTGATCCTCGGCAATACGATTGGCGCCGGGTCCGAAGCGATGGGCGATGCGTTGACGGGCGCGTCGCTGGGTACGGTCGTACTCGACAAGTATAATCGCGCCTATGGCTTTGACATGGGCCACAACCTGCGCAGTGCGTCAATCGTGCCCAAGCTGCGCAATGCGCTGGCGAGCGAACAGCGCGTTCTGGCGGGGGCAAGCGACAAGGCGACATTTGCCTTCACGGTCGATGCCACCAATTCGGGCAATATCCAGATATGGCCCGATGCCATGCGCCTGACACAGGAAGATGCGGAAAAAGCCCGCGTTCTGGCGGCGCGTGTCGCCTTGCGGCTTTCGCCCAATACACAGGTGGGCTTTGGTTTTTCCGATACCGCCAATGGGCTGGTCGCGCAGTTGCAGGGCGCCGATCGCCCGGCGTTCTTCGTGGCGCAGGACGCGGCTTCGGAAGAAGGGTTCATGGCGGATGACCGGGTTTCGCTGGCGCTGCGTCGGCAAATCGGCGGGTGGGGGCTGACGGCCGGTGCCGAAAGCGCACGGGTTGTTTCGGGCGCGCCGCTGCGGTTCGATACCGCCTTGCGCGACAGCCGCTCACGCGACGGCATGACCCGTTTCGGCATCGCGCTCGATCGCGACTGGGGCCCGGTCGACATGGCGTTCGGGCTGAGCTGGATGAACGAGAACCGCACCGTTCTGGGCGCGCGCTTCAACGATGCCTTTGGCGGCAAGGGGGCGGACAGCGTGGTCCTCGATGGTCGGCTGGGCTGGGATTTCGCCCCATCATGGCGATTTGGGGCGGCTTGGCGCGAAGGCTGGACCATGGCCCGTTCTGCCGGGTTGATCGCGGACGGATCGCAATTGCGCAGCCGGGCATGGTCGTTCGATGTCAGCAAGCGGCAGGTGTTCGGCCAATCGGACAGCATTGCCCTGCGTATCGCGCAGCCGCTGCGGGTCGAATCCGGCAGACTGCGGCTCGATTTGCCGGTCGCCTATGATTATGCCACCGGCACGACGACATTCGGTACCCGTTCGCTGAACCTCGCCCCCGATGGGCGCGAGGTGATGGGCGAACTGGCGTGGAACGGGCGTCTGTTCAGTGGATTTGCCACGGCCAGCGTGTTCTATCGTCGGGACCCGGGGCATTACGCCCAGGTGCCCGATGACAAGGGCATTGCCCTGCGCTGGAGCAAGGGCTTCTGA
- a CDS encoding DUF1810 domain-containing protein, whose translation MPGDHPDWPGLARFLAAQERGMIWHRALEELRSGRKQSHWMWFIFPQIAGLGSSATSRFYALRDSVEARAYLADSVLGARLLACTAAVLQWAGKRDLETLFGAIDARKFRSAMTLFEAVGGGPQFTEALDKLARGERDRQTLAVLAAG comes from the coding sequence ATGCCGGGCGATCATCCGGATTGGCCGGGTCTCGCCCGTTTCCTCGCCGCACAGGAACGCGGCATGATCTGGCATAGGGCGCTGGAGGAACTGCGCTCGGGTCGGAAACAGAGCCACTGGATGTGGTTCATCTTCCCGCAAATCGCTGGTCTGGGCAGCAGCGCGACATCCCGGTTCTACGCCCTGCGCGATAGTGTCGAGGCGCGCGCCTATCTGGCGGACTCCGTGCTGGGTGCACGGCTTCTGGCCTGCACCGCCGCAGTCCTGCAATGGGCGGGAAAGCGCGATCTCGAAACGCTGTTTGGCGCCATCGATGCGCGGAAATTCCGCAGCGCGATGACCCTGTTCGAAGCCGTAGGCGGCGGCCCACAGTTCACAGAAGCTCTCGATAAACTTGCTCGTGGCGAACGGGACCGGCAAACGCTGGCCGTGCTCGCCGCCGGTTGA
- a CDS encoding COG3650 family protein — translation MTRILARLAAPLALGALTLALAACQQNGPGQANVPGSAQDGQPYDGIKADETLRFTGTEPFWGGETKGTVLKYTTPENAEGETITVARFAGRNGISLTGTLEGKAFGMAVTPGECSDGMSDRTYPFTVTLRIGPQGDGELRSGCGWTDSKPFTGPANP, via the coding sequence ATGACCCGTATCCTCGCACGTCTCGCTGCACCGCTCGCTCTGGGTGCTCTTACGCTTGCGCTCGCCGCCTGCCAGCAGAACGGACCGGGGCAGGCCAACGTTCCCGGCAGCGCGCAGGACGGCCAGCCTTATGACGGGATCAAGGCGGACGAAACCTTGCGTTTTACCGGGACGGAACCGTTCTGGGGCGGCGAAACCAAAGGCACGGTGCTGAAATATACCACGCCCGAAAACGCGGAAGGGGAAACGATCACTGTCGCCCGTTTCGCCGGGCGCAACGGGATCTCGCTCACCGGGACGCTGGAAGGCAAGGCCTTCGGCATGGCGGTGACACCGGGCGAATGCAGCGATGGCATGTCGGACCGGACTTATCCCTTCACGGTGACCTTGCGGATCGGGCCGCAGGGCGACGGCGAATTGCGCAGCGGCTGCGGGTGGACCGACAGCAAGCCCTTTACCGGCCCGGCCAACCCGTAA
- a CDS encoding DODA-type extradiol aromatic ring-opening family dioxygenase: protein MADMTDTTSPATQPSLYIPHGGGPCFFMPDPTGMWRQMEAYLQSIAGSLPERPRAILLVSAHWETEGFAFTGGTAPGLIYDYYGFPPHTYELTYPAPGAPWLADAAAALLNAAGLPARVDADHGFDHGMFVPLKVAFPDADIPVVEMSLDASLDPALHLAAGRALAPLRDQGVLVIGSGMSFHNMAVMRNPSLAAYSVDFDHWLGDAAQAPAGDRAALLTQWEGAPNARHSHPREEHLLPLMVAAGASAAAGTVDYNESMMGSAISAYRFN, encoded by the coding sequence ATGGCAGACATGACCGACACGACCAGCCCCGCAACCCAGCCCAGCCTCTATATCCCGCACGGTGGCGGACCATGCTTTTTCATGCCCGATCCCACGGGCATGTGGCGCCAGATGGAAGCCTATCTGCAGTCGATCGCGGGTAGCCTGCCCGAACGGCCGCGCGCCATTCTGCTGGTGTCCGCGCACTGGGAAACCGAAGGATTCGCCTTTACCGGCGGCACCGCACCCGGGCTGATCTACGATTATTACGGGTTCCCCCCGCATACCTATGAACTGACTTATCCCGCGCCGGGTGCGCCGTGGCTGGCGGATGCGGCGGCGGCCCTGCTGAATGCGGCGGGCCTGCCTGCGCGGGTCGATGCCGATCACGGTTTCGACCACGGCATGTTCGTGCCGCTGAAAGTGGCGTTCCCCGATGCCGATATCCCGGTGGTGGAAATGTCGCTGGACGCCAGCCTCGATCCCGCGCTGCATCTGGCGGCGGGCCGGGCGCTGGCCCCGCTGCGCGATCAGGGCGTGCTGGTGATCGGGTCGGGGATGAGCTTTCACAATATGGCGGTGATGCGCAATCCGTCGCTGGCGGCCTATTCGGTCGATTTCGATCACTGGCTGGGCGATGCGGCACAGGCTCCGGCGGGTGACCGCGCCGCCCTGCTCACGCAATGGGAAGGCGCGCCCAACGCCCGGCACAGCCACCCGCGCGAGGAACACCTGCTGCCGCTGATGGTGGCGGCCGGTGCATCGGCGGCGGCGGGCACGGTGGACTATAATGAATCCATGATGGGCAGCGCGATTTCGGCCTATCGTTTCAACTGA
- the aqpZ gene encoding aquaporin Z produces the protein MVRKIAAEFFGTFWLVFGGCGSAVLAAAFPELGIGFAGVALAFGLTVVTMAYAVGGISGGHFNPAVSLGLAVAGRFDWKELIPYWVAQVIGAIVAGAVLYAIASGKAGFAAGGFASNGFGELSPGGYSLQSALLIEIVLTAGFLLVIIGSTSRLAPAGFAPLAIGLALTLIHLISIPVTNTSVNPARSTGVALFADTAALGQLWLFWVAPLVGAALGALIWRFLLAGQDSEG, from the coding sequence ATGGTTCGTAAGATTGCAGCAGAATTTTTCGGAACGTTCTGGCTTGTTTTCGGGGGATGCGGCTCTGCGGTACTGGCCGCGGCCTTTCCTGAACTGGGCATCGGCTTTGCGGGCGTGGCGCTGGCATTCGGCCTGACCGTCGTGACCATGGCCTATGCCGTCGGCGGCATTTCCGGCGGCCATTTCAACCCTGCGGTGTCGCTGGGGCTGGCTGTGGCTGGCCGGTTCGACTGGAAGGAACTGATCCCTTACTGGGTGGCGCAAGTGATTGGCGCGATTGTGGCCGGGGCGGTGCTCTATGCCATTGCTTCGGGCAAGGCGGGCTTCGCTGCGGGCGGGTTTGCCTCGAACGGGTTCGGCGAACTGTCGCCAGGCGGCTATTCGCTGCAATCGGCGCTGCTTATAGAAATCGTGCTGACAGCGGGCTTCCTGCTGGTGATCATCGGTTCGACGTCGCGCCTGGCCCCGGCCGGTTTTGCGCCGCTGGCCATCGGTCTGGCGCTGACGCTGATCCACCTGATCTCGATTCCGGTGACCAATACCTCGGTCAATCCGGCCCGTTCGACCGGCGTTGCCCTGTTTGCGGATACGGCGGCATTGGGGCAGCTCTGGTTGTTCTGGGTCGCGCCGCTGGTCGGTGCTGCGCTGGGCGCGCTGATCTGGCGCTTCCTGTTGGCCGGGCAGGATAGTGAAGGCTGA
- a CDS encoding YbhB/YbcL family Raf kinase inhibitor-like protein, whose product MSAGHAKLAVARLASPELFGKSGFALRSAAFEDGEELDPSFTADEEDAVAPPLEWTAPPSGTMELVLVVEDPDAAGADPACHWLVWGLAPQKGQLLEGEVPPRVGKNAHRNSEWLLPEPPHDDDAHAYVFQLFAVDLPLTLMPGASRDEVLAAIDGHVVGVAMLTATYARVDEDDENWDDDAD is encoded by the coding sequence TTGAGCGCAGGACATGCAAAACTGGCCGTTGCGCGGCTTGCCAGCCCCGAACTGTTCGGCAAGTCCGGCTTCGCGCTTCGTTCCGCCGCGTTCGAGGATGGGGAAGAACTCGACCCCAGTTTCACCGCGGACGAAGAAGATGCCGTTGCTCCGCCGCTCGAATGGACCGCACCGCCATCAGGGACGATGGAACTGGTGCTGGTGGTCGAAGATCCCGATGCCGCTGGCGCTGACCCGGCCTGCCACTGGCTGGTCTGGGGCCTCGCCCCGCAGAAGGGCCAGTTGCTGGAAGGCGAAGTCCCGCCGCGCGTGGGCAAGAACGCCCATCGCAACAGCGAATGGTTGCTGCCCGAACCGCCGCATGATGACGATGCCCATGCCTATGTCTTCCAGCTGTTCGCGGTGGACCTGCCTTTGACGCTGATGCCGGGCGCATCGCGTGATGAAGTGCTGGCGGCCATCGACGGGCACGTGGTCGGCGTCGCCATGCTGACCGCAACGTATGCGCGCGTCGATGAAGACGACGAAAACTGGGATGACGACGCGGATTGA
- a CDS encoding dipeptidase encodes MRGTGRLVAGFLFGVALFGTPIAAQTPEQVAAAALKAAPVFDGHNDAPIQLRGRYRNILDGFDFEDTHATGADAPHGRAMHTDLVRLRKGRVGAQFWSVFVSADLSEPQAVQATLEQIDVTKRLIARYPRDLRLALTAQDVEQAMAKGQIASLMGMEGGHSIGSSLAVLRQMQALGVRYLTLTHAKNTPWADSATDTPAHGGLTDFGRDVVREMNRLGMLVDLAHVSEPTMLDALDVAQAPVIFSHSGARAVTDHVRNVPDSVLARLPANGGIVMAVALPAYISEAARSWQADRKGEQARLETLWPGQADAVAAGLASWDQAHPEPQVTIGQLADHIDHIRKIAGIDHIGLGGDYDGMPHGPAGMDDVAGYPALFVELARRGYAQADLEKIASRNILRVMRAAERYAAAHRGDPPIETPVPD; translated from the coding sequence ATGCGTGGGACAGGTCGGCTGGTGGCAGGGTTCCTGTTCGGGGTTGCGCTGTTCGGCACGCCGATTGCCGCGCAAACCCCGGAACAGGTTGCCGCCGCCGCGCTGAAGGCGGCCCCCGTGTTCGACGGCCACAACGATGCGCCGATCCAGTTGCGCGGGCGTTACCGTAATATTCTCGACGGGTTCGATTTCGAGGACACCCATGCCACGGGTGCCGATGCGCCGCATGGCCGCGCGATGCACACCGATCTGGTGCGCCTGCGCAAGGGCCGCGTCGGTGCGCAGTTCTGGTCGGTCTTCGTCAGTGCCGATCTGTCCGAACCGCAAGCGGTGCAGGCGACACTCGAACAGATCGATGTGACCAAGCGCCTGATCGCCCGGTATCCGCGCGATCTGCGTCTGGCGCTGACCGCGCAGGATGTCGAACAGGCCATGGCGAAGGGCCAGATTGCCTCGCTGATGGGCATGGAAGGTGGCCATTCGATCGGATCGAGCCTTGCGGTGCTGCGCCAGATGCAGGCGCTGGGCGTGCGGTATCTGACACTGACCCATGCCAAAAACACGCCCTGGGCGGATAGCGCGACCGACACGCCCGCGCATGGCGGGTTGACCGATTTCGGCCGCGACGTGGTGCGCGAAATGAACCGGCTGGGCATGCTGGTCGATCTGGCCCATGTCAGCGAGCCGACCATGCTCGATGCGCTGGACGTTGCGCAAGCGCCGGTGATTTTCAGCCATTCGGGTGCGCGGGCGGTGACTGATCACGTCCGCAACGTGCCCGACAGCGTTCTTGCTCGGCTGCCTGCCAATGGCGGGATCGTGATGGCCGTGGCGCTGCCCGCCTATATCAGCGAAGCGGCGCGTAGCTGGCAAGCCGACCGTAAGGGCGAACAGGCGCGGCTGGAAACCCTGTGGCCGGGGCAAGCGGATGCGGTGGCGGCGGGGCTGGCTTCATGGGATCAGGCCCACCCCGAACCGCAGGTCACGATTGGCCAGCTGGCCGATCATATCGACCATATCCGCAAGATCGCGGGGATCGATCATATCGGGCTGGGCGGCGATTACGATGGCATGCCGCACGGCCCGGCGGGGATGGACGATGTCGCGGGCTATCCCGCGCTGTTCGTGGAACTGGCCCGGCGGGGTTATGCGCAAGCCGATCTGGAAAAGATCGCCAGCCGCAATATCTTGCGCGTCATGCGTGCGGCCGAACGTTATGCGGCAGCCCACAGAGGCGATCCACCGATCGAAACGCCCGTTCCGGACTGA
- the dapD gene encoding 2,3,4,5-tetrahydropyridine-2,6-dicarboxylate N-succinyltransferase, producing MSAQLAAAIEAAWEARDTVTPASADVRKDVDAALALLESGAARVAEPDGQGGWTVNQWLKKAVLLSFRLNDNIVIENGSGGAPAFDKVPSKFDTWGDDQFRDAGFRVVPGAVARRGSHIAKGVVLMPSFVNIGAYVGEGTMVDTWATVGSCAQIGKNVHISGGAGIGGVLEPLQAGPVIIEDGAFIGARSEVAEGVIVGEGAVLSMGVFLGASTKIVDRATGEVHIGKVPPYAVVVPGSLPGKPLPDGTPGPSLYCAVIVKTVDAQTRSKTGINELLRD from the coding sequence ATGTCCGCCCAACTCGCCGCCGCCATTGAAGCCGCCTGGGAGGCGCGCGATACCGTCACCCCCGCCAGCGCGGATGTGCGCAAGGATGTGGACGCCGCGCTTGCCCTGCTGGAAAGCGGTGCCGCGCGCGTGGCCGAACCCGACGGCCAGGGCGGGTGGACCGTCAACCAGTGGCTCAAGAAGGCCGTGCTGCTCTCGTTCCGCCTTAACGACAATATCGTGATCGAAAACGGTTCGGGCGGCGCCCCCGCGTTCGACAAGGTGCCCAGCAAATTCGACACCTGGGGCGATGACCAGTTCCGCGATGCAGGCTTCCGCGTGGTTCCGGGCGCCGTCGCCCGCCGCGGCAGCCATATCGCCAAGGGCGTTGTGCTGATGCCGAGCTTCGTCAACATCGGCGCCTATGTCGGTGAAGGCACCATGGTCGATACCTGGGCCACTGTCGGCAGTTGCGCGCAGATCGGCAAGAACGTGCACATTTCGGGCGGCGCCGGTATCGGCGGCGTGCTCGAACCGCTGCAGGCCGGCCCGGTGATCATCGAAGACGGCGCATTTATCGGTGCCCGTTCGGAAGTGGCCGAAGGCGTGATCGTGGGTGAAGGCGCGGTTCTTTCCATGGGCGTGTTCCTCGGCGCATCGACCAAGATCGTCGATCGTGCCACCGGCGAAGTCCACATCGGCAAGGTTCCGCCTTATGCCGTGGTTGTCCCCGGTTCGCTGCCGGGCAAGCCCCTGCCCGATGGCACCCCCGGCCCCTCGCTCTACTGCGCGGTGATCGTAAAAACCGTGGACGCCCAGACCCGTTCGAAGACCGGGATCAACGAACTGCTGCGCGACTGA